In the Clostridium beijerinckii genome, one interval contains:
- a CDS encoding DUF3284 domain-containing protein: MKTFTAESIINHSCKKIFNTFVKSAKANFPDFKEKRAVGTYSKQKKNKRFRVEITAFERDKIYEITARNRRESFITRYQLIPISENETKLIFTEIESDRNIFGKINSALTSLLLGKRQPDEFNTFIKNLEKSLAS, encoded by the coding sequence TTGAAAACATTTACTGCCGAATCTATAATTAATCACTCTTGTAAGAAAATATTTAATACTTTTGTAAAATCTGCAAAGGCAAACTTTCCTGACTTTAAAGAAAAAAGAGCTGTTGGAACCTATTCTAAGCAAAAGAAGAATAAAAGATTTAGGGTTGAAATAACTGCATTTGAAAGAGATAAAATCTACGAAATAACTGCTAGAAATAGAAGAGAATCCTTTATAACTAGATATCAACTTATTCCTATTTCTGAAAATGAGACTAAACTCATTTTTACTGAGATAGAGAGTGATAGAAACATATTTGGAAAAATAAATTCTGCCTTAACTTCTTTACTTTTAGGTAAACGTCAACCTGATGAATTTAATACTTTTATAAAGAACTTAGAAAAATCATTAGCTTCCTAA
- a CDS encoding sigma 54-interacting transcriptional regulator, which produces MDLENKLINIINTENKKNPLTDVQMAKFLGVARESITNLRKELNIANSRQRRYPYLKVATSTILKKNKDIAVSELTRELLAEGFDVSRRIVEEILEKDNFEVNKVKVEKEEVTDPFDCLIGSNGSLKNSIEQAKSAILYPPRGLTTLIVGESGVGKSKFSECMYEFAKKKKVIKENASFVVFNCADYGDNPQLLLSLLFGHKKGAFTGADSDASGLVEEANGGVLFLDEIHRLPPKGQEILFSIMDRGKFRRLGEANSERKVNLMLIGATTENVEANLLLTFRRRIPMVIKIPSLHERSIREKIDIIYNEFQAECNRIDAKIFVDKKVVEILALKKFSANIGQLQNMIQVLCARAFMTFINKEDINKESLIIDMNQILKINDSFQDIKFQDINRAEIRKYVKDSIFIPFMLENQLREESTEVSESAFPEDIYRQIERKYYELKKIDIQEADIESILWAFIQNSFTNIETTFNYEKSFSMNDLRSFVSEDLLDFIETFMEELIKENPSLEINKNVFKYLAIHVEESIKRIRLKQKIINVDKIISDTTYEYEVAKRFAMGVEKIKDIEIPNDEIIFIGLYIKAALKSENKRDKVGLMIISHGKIATAITNVVKELLGIRFPVAIDMPLDENPINIYNKVVELSKIIDQGKGVLFLVDMGSLNNIGDIVNKRTGIKSRTMDRVDLIIALEAARKISIGEGNLDEIYFSLMKDRLGHRYFMESVSDKPKAIISLCLTGEGMAKYISKSLMDKYSDVNFYEMSALDEELSNKIVKLKEDNNILAVIGTMDPEIQGMNFIPYDKEILNNLNIDSLVNKSEELKKYERIIDEDLLIFEPDIYFKKDLLEYVCSILINNGSVDKEYLSSVVNRENLAPTYLKGEIAVPHGESSYVNKTSFVFIKLKSPIDWGVGNVNIIFMPVFKANDKVIVKNTLKILEDKIFIENMKNSLTELEFKNIILNKFKEI; this is translated from the coding sequence ATGGATTTAGAAAACAAACTTATAAACATCATTAATACCGAAAATAAAAAAAATCCACTGACTGATGTTCAAATGGCTAAATTCTTGGGTGTGGCTAGAGAATCAATAACCAATTTAAGAAAAGAATTAAATATAGCAAACTCTAGGCAAAGGCGATATCCATATTTAAAGGTGGCAACATCAACTATATTAAAAAAAAATAAAGACATTGCAGTATCTGAGCTTACTAGAGAACTATTGGCTGAAGGATTTGATGTTTCAAGAAGAATTGTTGAAGAAATATTAGAAAAAGATAATTTTGAGGTTAATAAAGTTAAAGTTGAAAAAGAGGAAGTAACAGATCCTTTTGATTGCTTAATTGGAAGTAATGGAAGTTTGAAAAATTCTATCGAACAAGCTAAATCAGCAATTCTATATCCACCTAGAGGACTTACAACATTAATAGTTGGAGAAAGTGGAGTTGGTAAAAGTAAATTTTCTGAATGCATGTATGAATTTGCAAAGAAAAAGAAGGTTATAAAAGAAAACGCTTCGTTTGTTGTATTCAATTGTGCTGATTATGGTGACAATCCACAATTATTATTATCACTCTTATTTGGACATAAAAAAGGTGCATTTACAGGCGCAGATTCAGATGCATCTGGATTAGTAGAAGAAGCGAATGGAGGAGTACTTTTTTTAGACGAGATTCATAGGTTACCTCCGAAAGGTCAAGAAATACTCTTCTCTATTATGGACAGAGGAAAATTTAGAAGATTGGGTGAAGCCAATTCAGAAAGAAAAGTTAATTTAATGTTGATTGGAGCAACCACTGAAAATGTAGAAGCTAATTTACTATTAACATTTAGAAGAAGGATACCAATGGTAATAAAAATTCCTTCTCTGCATGAAAGATCAATAAGAGAGAAGATTGATATCATCTATAATGAATTTCAAGCAGAGTGTAATAGAATAGATGCTAAAATTTTTGTTGATAAAAAAGTAGTAGAAATACTCGCTCTAAAAAAGTTTAGTGCTAATATTGGTCAATTGCAGAATATGATTCAGGTTTTATGCGCAAGAGCTTTTATGACTTTCATAAATAAGGAAGATATAAATAAAGAATCATTGATAATAGATATGAATCAAATATTAAAGATAAATGACTCGTTTCAAGATATAAAATTTCAGGATATTAATAGAGCAGAGATACGAAAATATGTAAAGGATTCTATATTTATTCCATTTATGTTGGAAAATCAATTAAGAGAAGAATCAACAGAAGTTAGTGAAAGCGCGTTTCCAGAGGATATATATAGGCAGATTGAAAGAAAATATTACGAACTTAAGAAGATAGATATACAAGAAGCAGATATTGAAAGTATTCTCTGGGCATTTATACAAAATAGTTTTACAAATATAGAAACTACTTTTAATTATGAAAAATCATTTTCTATGAATGATTTAAGAAGCTTTGTAAGTGAAGATTTATTAGATTTTATAGAAACTTTTATGGAAGAACTAATTAAAGAGAATCCATCATTAGAAATAAATAAAAATGTATTTAAATACTTAGCTATCCATGTAGAGGAAAGCATTAAAAGGATAAGGTTAAAACAAAAGATAATAAATGTAGATAAAATTATAAGCGATACAACTTATGAATATGAAGTAGCCAAAAGATTTGCTATGGGAGTTGAAAAAATAAAAGACATAGAAATACCTAATGATGAAATTATATTTATAGGACTGTATATAAAAGCAGCACTAAAATCTGAAAATAAAAGAGATAAAGTTGGATTAATGATAATTTCTCATGGAAAAATAGCTACTGCTATAACTAATGTAGTTAAGGAACTTTTAGGAATAAGATTTCCTGTAGCAATAGATATGCCTTTAGATGAGAATCCAATCAATATATATAACAAGGTAGTTGAACTATCAAAAATAATAGATCAGGGAAAAGGCGTGCTCTTCTTAGTAGATATGGGTTCATTAAATAATATAGGAGATATAGTTAATAAAAGAACTGGAATAAAATCAAGAACAATGGATAGGGTAGACCTTATAATCGCATTAGAAGCAGCTAGAAAGATTTCAATAGGAGAAGGGAATCTTGATGAAATATACTTTTCTTTAATGAAGGATAGGCTTGGTCATAGATATTTTATGGAAAGTGTATCAGATAAACCAAAAGCAATAATTTCATTATGTCTAACTGGTGAGGGAATGGCTAAATATATAAGTAAGAGTTTAATGGATAAATATAGTGATGTAAACTTCTATGAAATGAGTGCACTAGATGAAGAATTATCAAACAAGATAGTTAAATTAAAAGAAGATAATAATATATTAGCGGTCATAGGAACTATGGATCCAGAAATACAGGGAATGAATTTCATACCGTATGATAAAGAAATCTTAAATAATTTAAATATAGATTCATTAGTAAATAAAAGTGAAGAACTAAAAAAATATGAAAGGATTATAGATGAAGATTTGTTGATATTTGAACCAGATATATATTTCAAAAAGGATTTATTGGAGTATGTTTGCTCAATACTTATAAATAATGGAAGTGTAGATAAAGAGTATTTATCATCTGTTGTTAATAGGGAAAATTTAGCTCCAACATATCTAAAGGGAGAAATAGCTGTTCCACATGGAGAGTCTTCATACGTAAACAAGACAAGCTTTGTGTTTATCAAGTTAAAAAGTCCAATTGATTGGGGGGTTGGAAATGTAAATATAATATTTATGCCAGTTTTTAAAGCAAATGATAAGGTAATTGTAAAAAACACACTAAAAATTTTAGAGGATAAGATTTTCATAGAAAATATGAAGAATAGTTTAACTGAGTTGGAATTTAAAAATATAATTTTAAACAAGTTTAAAGAAATATAA
- a CDS encoding PTS sugar transporter subunit IIA → MNSDLIALNLEVKNKEEVIQELGKRMFEKGYVKSTYIDAVLEREKTLPTGLDIGEMCVAIPHTDSKHVNESNVALAVLKNPVEFRNMIDPSKKVEVMVVFLLAINDPDSQVTLLSKLMSVFQNVELLKQIKSSSSTEEVTKLLECIGI, encoded by the coding sequence ATGAATTCAGATTTAATTGCATTAAATTTAGAAGTAAAAAACAAAGAAGAGGTCATACAGGAATTAGGAAAGAGAATGTTTGAAAAGGGATATGTTAAGTCTACTTACATAGATGCTGTTCTAGAAAGAGAAAAGACGCTGCCTACAGGACTTGATATCGGAGAAATGTGTGTAGCAATCCCGCATACCGATTCTAAGCATGTAAATGAATCTAATGTAGCACTAGCTGTTCTAAAGAATCCAGTAGAGTTTAGAAATATGATAGATCCTAGCAAAAAAGTTGAAGTAATGGTTGTATTTTTATTAGCTATAAACGATCCTGATTCTCAGGTAACTTTGCTAAGCAAGCTAATGTCAGTTTTTCAAAATGTGGAGTTATTAAAGCAGATAAAGAGTTCATCATCTACAGAGGAAGTAACAAAATTATTAGAATGTATAGGAATATAG
- a CDS encoding PTS sugar transporter subunit IIB, with protein MKNVNVLSVCGSGTVTSSMVAGKVKETLKEKGINSSTTEARPTEALNLAQSGRFDFIVYTSPLPPGDYKIPTINAFACLTGIGEDKFFEDVFKTVDELNK; from the coding sequence ATGAAAAATGTCAACGTATTATCAGTTTGTGGCTCAGGTACAGTAACATCATCAATGGTCGCAGGAAAAGTTAAGGAAACATTAAAGGAAAAAGGAATAAACTCATCTACAACAGAAGCAAGACCAACAGAAGCATTAAATTTAGCACAGTCAGGAAGGTTTGACTTTATTGTTTATACAAGTCCACTACCACCTGGGGATTACAAGATACCAACTATCAATGCATTTGCATGCCTTACAGGAATAGGAGAAGATAAGTTTTTTGAAGACGTATTCAAAACAGTAGACGAACTAAACAAATAG
- a CDS encoding PTS galactitol transporter subunit IIC, whose amino-acid sequence MLAFLKSIIDTFGSAIIVPFIIFVIAKVFRISTKKSFLSTIYAGVALQGFSLILNSFTPIVTPVINRMVESTGVNRPVFDVGWQATSLVAFSSSAGMIYLGLGILLQTVLFLIKWTDVFQPSDLWNNYSYMVWGAMVIGVTGSFPLGIACMVLLNLYSLLISELVARRWSNYYRYPNCTIIAMHNVEASIFAVAIDPIYNALGFNKIKLNPQQLEKKLGFFGEPMTLGLFLGMFIGILGNVARIGTMEAWGEILKLGIATSAVMAIFPKVASMFAQAFSPITDGARKFMQNQGNRDWFIAVNDAVGYGEPATLISGLILIPFMLVLAMILPGNQVLPVVDLLALPYMVQGLVAVYNGNIFKVLLSGIIWFGLGLYVCTFTAPLFTSMAVGVGVAIPAGAMMITSFNILGKPLMGLVFFAFLTGNPVFIAIAVAVYIALWALFKKNKNAIVDYLERQAVKNIGEDGATPSMAS is encoded by the coding sequence ATGTTAGCATTTCTTAAATCAATAATTGACACATTTGGGTCAGCAATAATAGTTCCGTTTATTATATTTGTAATAGCAAAAGTTTTCAGAATATCAACTAAGAAATCATTTCTTTCTACTATATATGCTGGTGTTGCCTTGCAGGGCTTTTCACTAATATTGAATTCATTTACTCCAATAGTAACACCGGTTATTAATAGAATGGTTGAAAGTACAGGGGTTAATCGTCCTGTGTTTGACGTAGGCTGGCAAGCTACATCGCTAGTTGCTTTTTCTTCAAGTGCAGGTATGATATATCTTGGACTAGGAATTCTATTGCAGACTGTATTATTTCTAATAAAGTGGACAGATGTTTTTCAACCATCAGATTTATGGAATAATTACTCATACATGGTTTGGGGAGCTATGGTTATAGGGGTAACAGGAAGCTTTCCTTTAGGAATAGCATGTATGGTTTTATTGAATCTATACAGCTTACTAATATCAGAATTAGTAGCAAGAAGATGGTCAAATTATTACAGATATCCGAATTGTACAATAATAGCTATGCATAATGTAGAAGCATCAATATTTGCAGTTGCTATAGATCCAATATATAACGCATTAGGATTTAATAAGATTAAACTGAATCCACAACAATTAGAAAAGAAACTAGGATTTTTTGGTGAACCTATGACGCTAGGATTATTTTTAGGAATGTTTATAGGTATATTAGGTAATGTTGCAAGAATAGGAACTATGGAGGCATGGGGAGAAATATTAAAATTAGGTATTGCAACTAGTGCAGTTATGGCTATTTTCCCTAAAGTTGCTAGTATGTTTGCACAAGCATTTTCACCTATAACAGATGGAGCAAGGAAATTCATGCAAAATCAAGGAAATCGTGATTGGTTTATAGCAGTAAACGATGCAGTAGGATATGGTGAACCAGCAACATTGATATCAGGGTTAATATTAATACCATTTATGCTTGTATTAGCAATGATACTTCCAGGAAATCAAGTATTACCTGTAGTTGATTTACTTGCACTTCCATACATGGTTCAAGGTTTAGTTGCTGTATATAACGGAAATATATTTAAAGTTTTACTTTCAGGTATAATATGGTTTGGATTAGGGTTATATGTATGTACATTTACAGCGCCATTGTTCACATCGATGGCAGTTGGTGTGGGTGTAGCTATACCAGCAGGTGCTATGATGATTACAAGCTTTAATATACTAGGAAAACCTTTAATGGGATTAGTATTCTTTGCATTCTTAACAGGAAATCCAGTGTTTATTGCAATTGCGGTGGCAGTATATATTGCTTTATGGGCATTGTTTAAGAAGAATAAAAATGCGATTGTTGATTATTTAGAAAGACAAGCTGTGAAGAATATAGGGGAAGATGGGGCAACTCCGAGCATGGCAAGTTAA
- a CDS encoding galactitol-1-phosphate 5-dehydrogenase, whose amino-acid sequence MFIVTNKMKASLLYGIGDVRYEIVDIPEISSNEVLVKVKNVGICGSDLPRSMVSGLSGGAKYPIILGHEFSGEISGVGSDVKNIQIGDRVAVAPLVPCGKCIYCKSGDYGLCTDYHIIGTRVNGALAEYVKVPADHILKLPDSLDFETAAGIEPATIAYHGLAKAGIKVGDSVVVLGCGPIGQFAIQWAKVFGASKIIAVDIFNEKLELAKKLGANYSVNSKESDVVAEIKKITSGGADAVIETAGSKFTQEQALLISKKKGNVVFVGISHTPLPLSESATESILRGELKIQGSWNSYTQPYPGNAWHATVDFMGKGEIVFKPMISHKIKLEEVGEYLKKMANREINFNKVVVEI is encoded by the coding sequence ATGTTTATAGTGACAAATAAAATGAAGGCTTCATTATTATATGGAATAGGAGATGTTAGATATGAAATTGTAGATATACCAGAAATTTCATCTAATGAAGTGCTAGTAAAAGTTAAAAATGTAGGTATATGTGGTTCAGATCTACCAAGAAGTATGGTAAGTGGACTTAGTGGAGGAGCAAAATATCCGATTATATTAGGTCATGAGTTCTCAGGTGAAATAAGTGGGGTAGGATCGGATGTCAAAAATATTCAAATAGGAGATAGAGTTGCAGTTGCACCTTTAGTTCCTTGCGGAAAATGTATTTACTGTAAATCTGGAGATTATGGATTATGTACTGATTATCACATTATTGGAACAAGAGTAAATGGAGCTTTAGCTGAATATGTCAAAGTGCCAGCGGATCATATATTAAAATTACCAGATAGTTTAGATTTTGAAACTGCTGCCGGAATTGAACCAGCAACTATAGCATACCATGGACTAGCAAAAGCAGGTATTAAGGTAGGTGACAGTGTAGTAGTTTTAGGGTGTGGGCCAATAGGTCAATTTGCTATACAATGGGCTAAGGTTTTCGGAGCATCTAAAATTATAGCAGTAGATATTTTTAATGAAAAATTGGAGCTTGCTAAAAAATTAGGAGCTAATTATTCAGTCAATTCGAAGGAATCTGATGTTGTGGCTGAAATTAAAAAGATTACAAGTGGTGGAGCTGATGCGGTAATAGAGACAGCAGGAAGCAAATTTACTCAAGAACAAGCCTTACTTATTTCTAAAAAGAAAGGAAATGTGGTATTTGTAGGAATATCTCATACACCACTACCATTAAGTGAATCAGCAACAGAAAGTATATTAAGAGGAGAATTAAAAATTCAAGGATCTTGGAATTCTTACACACAGCCATATCCAGGGAATGCTTGGCATGCAACCGTTGATTTTATGGGAAAAGGAGAGATTGTATTTAAACCTATGATTTCTCATAAGATAAAACTTGAAGAGGTTGGAGAATATTTAAAGAAGATGGCAAATAGAGAAATTAATTTCAATAAAGTAGTAGTAGAAATATAG
- a CDS encoding transketolase codes for MKENLKKISNNIRMNIIKSVSAAKSGHPGGSLSIADILTVLYFEKMKIDPKNPKDLNRDRFVLSKGHSAPALYCTLAERGYFPKEELLGLRKYESNLQGHPDMKKVIGVDMSTGSLGQGLSAANGMALAGKLDKSSYRVYSILGDGEVQEGQIWEAAMSAAHYKLDNLTAFLDLNGLQIDGSNEEIMSISPIDEKFKAFGWNVVTIDGHCFEEISEAIDDAKATKGKPTIIICKTVKGKGVSFMENNVNWHGSAPNKEETEKALAELEGGEE; via the coding sequence ATGAAAGAAAATTTAAAGAAAATATCTAATAACATTAGAATGAACATAATTAAAAGTGTATCAGCAGCAAAATCAGGTCATCCAGGTGGATCATTATCAATTGCAGATATTTTAACTGTTTTATATTTTGAAAAGATGAAGATTGATCCTAAAAATCCTAAAGACCTAAATAGAGATAGATTCGTATTATCAAAGGGGCATTCAGCACCAGCATTGTATTGTACATTAGCAGAAAGAGGATACTTTCCTAAAGAAGAGCTTTTAGGGTTAAGAAAATATGAGTCAAATTTGCAAGGGCATCCTGATATGAAGAAAGTAATAGGAGTGGATATGTCTACGGGATCACTAGGTCAGGGATTATCAGCTGCGAATGGAATGGCATTAGCAGGTAAATTGGATAAGAGTAGTTATAGAGTTTATTCAATATTAGGAGATGGGGAAGTACAAGAAGGGCAAATATGGGAAGCTGCAATGAGTGCTGCACACTATAAACTTGATAACTTAACTGCTTTTCTTGATTTAAACGGATTGCAGATAGATGGATCTAATGAAGAAATAATGAGTATAAGTCCAATTGACGAGAAGTTTAAAGCATTTGGATGGAATGTTGTAACGATAGATGGACATTGCTTTGAAGAGATAAGTGAAGCTATAGATGATGCTAAGGCTACAAAAGGTAAACCAACAATTATAATTTGTAAGACAGTTAAAGGCAAAGGCGTTTCGTTCATGGAAAATAACGTTAATTGGCATGGATCAGCACCAAATAAAGAAGAAACCGAAAAGGCATTAGCTGAATTAGAAGGAGGGGAAGAATAA
- a CDS encoding transketolase family protein — MGVATREAYGQALKELALDNNVVVLEADLGKATKSIEFKKIAPERYFDMGISEGDMIGTAAGLATCRKIPFASTFAMFAAGRAFEQIRNSVAYPKLNVKIVATHAGITVGEDGGSHQAIEDISLMRSIPNMVVLSPADVIEAKKAIFAAKEYSGPVYIRLGRAATPEIHTEDYEFNIGKGEVLRNGDDVAIIATGIMVAKALDAAQILSEQGINATVVNISTIKPFDNSLIVDVAKRVGKIVTVEEHSIIGGLGSTVAEALIEEYPVKIKRIGINDEFGRSGNAEVLLEKYNLTAEHIVETVKSI, encoded by the coding sequence ATGGGAGTAGCAACAAGAGAAGCATATGGACAAGCATTAAAGGAGTTAGCATTAGATAATAATGTTGTTGTATTAGAAGCGGATTTAGGAAAAGCAACTAAAAGTATTGAGTTTAAGAAAATTGCACCAGAAAGATATTTTGATATGGGAATATCTGAAGGAGATATGATTGGGACTGCGGCAGGCCTTGCTACATGCAGAAAGATACCATTTGCGAGTACGTTTGCTATGTTTGCAGCAGGAAGAGCATTTGAGCAGATAAGAAATTCAGTAGCATATCCTAAATTAAATGTTAAGATAGTGGCAACTCATGCAGGTATAACTGTTGGTGAAGATGGTGGAAGTCATCAAGCAATAGAGGACATATCTTTAATGAGAAGTATACCTAATATGGTTGTATTAAGTCCAGCAGATGTTATTGAAGCAAAAAAAGCAATATTTGCAGCGAAAGAATACAGTGGGCCAGTATATATAAGATTAGGAAGAGCAGCAACTCCAGAAATACACACTGAAGATTATGAATTTAATATTGGAAAAGGTGAAGTATTAAGAAATGGTGATGATGTGGCTATAATTGCAACTGGAATAATGGTAGCAAAAGCTTTGGATGCGGCTCAAATATTAAGTGAACAAGGTATTAATGCAACGGTTGTTAATATTTCAACTATAAAGCCGTTTGATAACAGTCTAATTGTTGATGTTGCAAAAAGAGTTGGTAAAATCGTAACAGTAGAAGAACATAGTATAATTGGTGGTTTAGGTTCAACTGTTGCAGAAGCTTTAATTGAAGAGTACCCAGTAAAAATAAAGAGAATTGGTATAAATGATGAGTTCGGAAGATCAGGAAATGCTGAAGTTTTATTAGAAAAATATAATTTAACAGCAGAACATATAGTTGAAACAGTAAAATCAATTTAA
- the rpe gene encoding ribulose-phosphate 3-epimerase, which yields MEVKLSPSILGANFLKLEDTILKLKKQGIKELHIDIMDGHFVPNIAFGIDQIKMIKQIACDIELDVHLMVTNPEIFIDALVEAGANTITIHQESSPHIYNLMYIIKSFGIKVGVALNPATPINTLKHISHMVNKILIMTVEPGFGGQSFIEPMMEKIHEVSNFIKSENIECELQVDGGINLENIGKVVENGATNIVVGSAIFREEDIDSTIKRFREAIL from the coding sequence ATGGAAGTTAAATTATCACCTTCAATATTAGGAGCAAATTTTTTAAAACTCGAAGATACTATATTAAAACTTAAAAAACAGGGAATTAAAGAATTACACATAGATATAATGGATGGACATTTTGTACCTAATATTGCTTTTGGAATAGATCAAATTAAGATGATTAAACAAATTGCTTGTGATATAGAATTAGATGTACACCTAATGGTAACAAATCCAGAGATATTCATTGATGCGCTAGTTGAAGCTGGTGCGAATACAATAACAATACATCAGGAATCTTCTCCACATATATATAATTTAATGTATATAATTAAGAGTTTTGGGATAAAAGTTGGGGTAGCATTAAATCCGGCAACACCAATAAATACATTGAAACATATAAGTCATATGGTAAATAAAATATTAATAATGACTGTAGAACCAGGATTTGGAGGACAGAGCTTCATTGAACCTATGATGGAAAAGATTCATGAAGTAAGCAATTTCATAAAAAGCGAAAATATAGAATGCGAACTTCAAGTTGATGGAGGAATAAATTTAGAGAACATAGGTAAAGTTGTTGAAAATGGAGCAACTAATATAGTAGTTGGATCGGCAATATTTAGAGAAGAGGATATTGATTCAACAATAAAAAGATTTAGGGAAGCAATACTTTAA
- the rpiB gene encoding ribose 5-phosphate isomerase B — protein MIAIGADHGGYKLKELIKGYLDKNSVEYIDVGTFSEDSIDYPQIAMDVANRVSIGDCEKGILCCGTGVGMSIVANKIKGIRAALVGDCFTAKATREHNDSNVLCLGGRVIGEELALMIVDIWLSTEFIGKHHVNRLNQIKEIEEKFK, from the coding sequence ATGATAGCAATAGGGGCAGACCATGGAGGATATAAATTAAAAGAACTTATTAAGGGATATTTAGATAAAAACTCGGTAGAATATATCGATGTTGGCACATTTTCAGAAGATAGTATAGATTATCCTCAAATAGCTATGGATGTAGCAAATAGGGTATCTATAGGAGATTGTGAAAAGGGAATACTTTGTTGTGGAACTGGTGTTGGTATGTCTATCGTAGCAAACAAAATAAAAGGTATAAGAGCAGCATTAGTTGGAGATTGTTTTACTGCGAAAGCTACCAGAGAGCATAATGATTCTAATGTACTTTGTTTAGGTGGAAGAGTAATTGGCGAAGAATTAGCTTTAATGATAGTAGATATTTGGTTATCTACAGAGTTTATAGGTAAGCATCATGTTAATAGACTCAATCAAATAAAAGAAATAGAAGAAAAATTTAAATAA
- the araD gene encoding L-ribulose-5-phosphate 4-epimerase — protein sequence MLEELKKQVLKANLELPAKKLITYTWGNVSGIDRSTGLVVIKPSGVEYDNMTLEDLVVVDLEGNVVEGSLRPSSDTPTHLELYKEFDEIGGIVHTHSTWATIWAQIGRAIPACGTTHADYFYGSIPCTRKMTKEEISRAYEKETGTVIIEEITGNNPLHCPGVVVNDHGPFAWGKNAEEAVHNAVVMEEVAKMAYFTELLSPDNIMDKMLMNKHFLRKHGKNAYYGQSK from the coding sequence ATGTTAGAAGAATTAAAGAAACAAGTTTTAAAGGCAAATTTAGAATTACCAGCAAAGAAACTTATAACTTATACATGGGGAAATGTTAGTGGGATTGATAGAAGTACTGGATTAGTGGTAATAAAACCAAGTGGCGTTGAGTATGATAATATGACTTTAGAAGATTTAGTAGTTGTAGACTTAGAAGGAAACGTAGTTGAAGGTAGTTTAAGGCCTTCATCAGATACACCAACACATTTAGAACTATATAAAGAGTTTGATGAAATAGGTGGAATTGTTCATACACATTCAACTTGGGCTACTATATGGGCGCAAATAGGAAGAGCTATACCAGCTTGTGGAACAACACACGCAGATTATTTTTATGGAAGTATACCATGCACAAGGAAAATGACTAAGGAAGAAATAAGTAGAGCTTATGAAAAGGAAACAGGAACAGTTATAATTGAAGAAATAACAGGAAACAATCCGTTACACTGTCCAGGTGTAGTTGTAAATGATCATGGTCCATTTGCATGGGGAAAAAATGCAGAAGAAGCTGTTCATAATGCCGTAGTCATGGAAGAAGTTGCGAAGATGGCATATTTCACTGAATTGTTGAGTCCAGACAATATTATGGACAAGATGCTTATGAATAAGCACTTTTTAAGAAAACATGGCAAAAATGCTTACTATGGACAAAGCAAGTAA